TTCATCACCCACTTGTAGCTGACCGGGTGGCACTCCGCCCAGTTGGAGGTGGGCATGATGACGTCGGCGTTGATGACATCGATCAGATTGGTGGTCATCGCGCCCCGACCGAAGGTCGCGCCGAGAGCCGGCACCGTGGCCGAGTGGCAGACGCGGGCCGAGTTCTCGAGGTAGACGATCCCGAGGGACCGTGCCAGCTTGGCGATCAGGTAGTTCTCCTCGTTGTCCAGGACCGAGGAGCCCATCCAGGCCAGTCCGTCGGTCCGGTTGACCGTGATCCCCTTCTCCGTCTCCACGAACGTGGCGTCCCGGGTCTTCTTCACCCGCTCCGCGACCTGCTCCATCATCCAGGAAAGGGGCTTCTCCTCCCACCGATCCGAGCCCGGGGCCCGGTAGAGGCCCTTGGTGATCCGGCGCTCGTTAATAGAGATTTGATAGGTCGAGGAGCCCTTCGGGCAGAGCGCGCCCTCCGTATGGGGCGTGTTCGGGTCGCCCTCGATGTCAATGATCTTGTTATCCTTCACATAGATCAACTGGGCGCACCCGACCGCGCAATAGGGACAGACGCCCGGAAAGACCTTCGCCTCCTTGATCCGGAGCGACTGGGCGTAGGCGTGGACCGGCTTCAGGTCGAAGCCCAGGCCGGCGGCCAGCGCTGCCGTGGTCGCACCCGTCGCTTTCAGGAAATGCCGCCGCGAGAGTTCCATGGATGGCCTCCGCGCTAGTTAGTCGGTCGCCCTTCGCCGACGCACTCCACCCTCTAGAAACACGAAGGGCCCACGCGCGTCACGGGGATGCCCCGCGACGGGTGAGCCCGCCAGGGTGCGAACGCTTCCTACGTTTCCCGCCCACCACGATAGCTGGTGCAAGGCCAAAGTGGCCTCCTCAACCACGGTGGGTCAGTCGAATAGCGGAGAACCAGCGATCAGGACAAGGAACACAGGCAAGGGGTATTACGAAATATGCGTACTATGGTCCAGCCGGAGGTGTCAAGCCCAAAAACGTCAGTCAGCGCTTGCGCCAGCGTTCGAGCCCCGGCGTCCGTTTGGTGTCAGTGGTCCAGTCATAGTCCAGGAGGAGACAGGCCAGGTTCAGGAGCCTCGCGACCAGCGTCCACTCGTTGTTGGACTCTGCCCAGATCTTGGTTGCCTCGTGGCGGAACAGCTCCAGCCCCTCCCCGCACCGGTGGCGGAACCCCTCCCCCGCGCCGGCCTCTTTGAGCTTCCGCTCCAGGGCGTCCGTTGCCTCCAGGAGGGCGACCCGGAGCTTCTCGGGATCCAGCGGCTCATCGGCGAAGCGCTTGTACTTCGGGCCGA
This is a stretch of genomic DNA from Candidatus Methylomirabilis sp.. It encodes these proteins:
- a CDS encoding twin-arginine translocation signal domain-containing protein, translated to MELSRRHFLKATGATTAALAAGLGFDLKPVHAYAQSLRIKEAKVFPGVCPYCAVGCAQLIYVKDNKIIDIEGDPNTPHTEGALCPKGSSTYQISINERRITKGLYRAPGSDRWEEKPLSWMMEQVAERVKKTRDATFVETEKGITVNRTDGLAWMGSSVLDNEENYLIAKLARSLGIVYLENSARVCHSATVPALGATFGRGAMTTNLIDVINADVIMPTSNWAECHPVSYKWVM